A window from Frischella perrara encodes these proteins:
- a CDS encoding PTS mannose/fructose/sorbose/N-acetylgalactosamine transporter subunit IIC has product MLTQAILVAIWAGICSLDDVGPQMLRRPLLTGTVAGIIMGDMVQGLAISATLELMWMGIGNVGAYSAPDIVAGSIIGVSLGISTNGGIATGVALALPVSILCQQLLILWRSFACFLNPWAEKSIQDGNYKGLVKVHYFSTPVWFFIRALPCFLAIYFGSDLIEKILESIPQSIISGMGVASKLIPAVGICILLLMLLKGRMWFFFLLGFILTAYLKLPIIPITFIALAFAVLYDMAFMADKNNSKQSNAQSNTPVNNTQVEEEYDL; this is encoded by the coding sequence ATGTTAACACAGGCTATTCTTGTCGCCATTTGGGCGGGGATCTGCTCATTGGATGATGTCGGTCCACAGATGTTACGCAGACCATTATTAACAGGAACTGTAGCAGGTATCATTATGGGAGATATGGTACAAGGGCTTGCAATCAGTGCCACGTTAGAATTGATGTGGATGGGAATTGGTAATGTTGGTGCTTATTCCGCACCAGATATTGTCGCTGGTTCTATTATTGGTGTTTCCTTAGGAATATCAACTAATGGAGGAATTGCAACAGGGGTGGCGTTAGCTTTACCTGTATCCATTCTTTGTCAACAATTACTCATTCTTTGGCGATCATTTGCTTGTTTTCTAAACCCATGGGCAGAAAAGAGTATTCAGGATGGTAATTATAAAGGGTTAGTTAAAGTACATTATTTTTCTACTCCAGTTTGGTTCTTTATTCGTGCGTTACCATGTTTCCTTGCTATCTATTTCGGAAGTGATTTGATTGAAAAAATATTAGAAAGCATTCCGCAAAGTATTATCTCCGGTATGGGTGTTGCTTCAAAACTCATTCCAGCGGTTGGTATTTGTATTTTATTACTCATGTTGCTGAAAGGGCGAATGTGGTTCTTCTTTTTACTTGGCTTTATTTTAACGGCTTATCTGAAATTACCAATTATTCCGATTACCTTTATTGCACTTGCTTTTGCTGTTCTTTATGACATGGCATTTATGGCAGATAAAAACAATAGTAAACAATCAAATGCCCAAAGTAATACCCCGGTGAATAATACTCAAGTTGAAGAGGAATATGACCTATGA
- a CDS encoding PTS system mannose/fructose/sorbose family transporter subunit IID, which produces MNNDKKITKQDLNSVFWRIQTIPFSYNYEKLQTVGFAYSMIPILERLYKDADKETRVRAMKRHFEFFNTQVNAGALILGVTAAVEEKTSEDEKEAVVSLKAGLMGPFAGLGDSLLKFTWMPICGSIGAAFALQGNIIGPILMFIIYNLVNIFTKYFFVHYGYNKGVDIIEQSKNSNIIQRISNLANVVGVMVLGSLIASTVKVSTPLLIEVGEQSIKVQEMFDKVMPNFLTLLFALGVFFIVRKFQGKYTVSLIIAVMIIGVILSTLGVLQ; this is translated from the coding sequence ATGAATAATGATAAAAAAATAACTAAACAAGATCTTAATAGTGTCTTTTGGCGAATACAAACTATTCCATTTTCTTATAATTATGAGAAATTACAAACCGTAGGGTTTGCTTATTCTATGATTCCAATTTTGGAGCGACTTTATAAAGATGCGGATAAGGAAACTCGTGTTCGTGCCATGAAACGTCATTTTGAATTTTTCAATACTCAAGTGAACGCTGGGGCACTTATTTTAGGGGTAACAGCAGCAGTTGAAGAAAAAACTAGCGAAGATGAAAAAGAAGCCGTTGTATCTTTAAAAGCTGGATTAATGGGGCCTTTTGCTGGGTTAGGGGATAGTCTGCTTAAATTTACCTGGATGCCAATTTGCGGCAGTATTGGTGCAGCATTCGCTTTACAGGGTAATATCATTGGACCAATATTGATGTTTATTATCTATAATTTAGTCAATATTTTCACAAAATATTTCTTTGTTCATTATGGTTATAACAAAGGGGTTGATATTATAGAGCAATCTAAAAACTCTAATATTATTCAAAGGATAAGTAATTTAGCCAATGTGGTTGGCGTTATGGTTCTTGGTTCTTTGATAGCATCCACCGTTAAAGTTTCTACACCCCTATTAATTGAGGTTGGCGAACAATCTATTAAAGTGCAAGAAATGTTTGATAAAGTAATGCCGAACTTCTTAACTTTATTGTTTGCATTAGGGGTATTTTTCATAGTCAGAAAATTTCAGGGTAAATATACAGTATCATTAATTATTGCAGTAATGATTATTGGTGTAATTCTTTCAACTCTGGGCGTATTACAATAA